The following proteins are co-located in the Oncorhynchus clarkii lewisi isolate Uvic-CL-2024 chromosome 30, UVic_Ocla_1.0, whole genome shotgun sequence genome:
- the LOC139389649 gene encoding outer mitochondrial transmembrane helix translocase — translation MLLKDIPQEVLMRPLSRNEVVGMIVRLTIFGAATYYGIKWVVEAMDPTHKQKIQAKKRAEQLMKQIGVEGVKLTEYEMNIASHLVDPRSMRVSWRDIAGLDEVIYELQDTVILPFQKRHLLAGSKLFQPPKGVLLYGPPGCGKTLIAKATAKASGCQFINLQPSTLTDKWYGESQKLTAAVFSLAVKIQPCIIFIDEIDSFLRNRSSLDHEATAMMKAQFMSLWDGLETGASSQVMVMGATNRPQDLDPAILRRMPTTFHVGLPTTRQRTEILKLILAGENLSNAINLKEIAEKSEGSSGSDLRELCRDAAMYRVRDYVRKQQMKQIAQQMQEEDEEDKAGVEERLRPITQLDLLFGLDKMKESKKATMPQELIPREVPLD, via the exons ATGTTGCTGAAAGACATTCCCCAGGAGGTGTTGATGCGCCCTCTTTCCCGAAATGAAGTAGTGGGAATGATTGTGAGACTGACAATCTTTGGAGCTGCCACCTACTACGGCATCAAATGGGTGGTGGAGGCAATGGACCCTACACATAAACAGAAGATCCAGGCCAAGAAAAGG gcAGAGCAGCTGATGAAGCAGATTGGAGTGGAGGGTGTCAAACTCACTGAATATGAGATGAACATTGCTTCTCACCTGGTAGATCCACGCAGCATGAGG gtgtcctggagggataTTGCAGGGCTTGATGAGGTAATTTATGAGCTGCAGGACACTGTCATCCTTCCCTTCCAGAAGAGACACCTACTGGCTGGATCCAAACTCTTTCAGCCTCCCAAAG GGGTGTTGTTGTATGGGCCTCCTGGGTGTGGGAAGACGCTTATTGCCAAGGCAACCGCCAAAGCCTCAGGATGCCAGTTCATCAACCTGCAGCCCTCCACTCTGACGGACAAGTGGTACGGCGAATCACAGAAGCTCACCGCTGCGGTCTTCTCATTGGCTGTCAAGATCCAGCCATGTATCATTTTCATAGATGAAATTG ACTCCTTCCTGAGGAATCGCTCCAGTCTGGACCATGAGGCCACAGCCATGATGAAGGCCCAGTTTATGAGCTTGTGGGACGGGCTGGAGACTGGGGCAAGCAGCCAG GTGATGGTGATGGGGGCCACCAATAGACCACAGGATCTGGACCCAGCCATACTGCGCAGAATGCCCACCACCTTTCACGTGGGCCTACCA ACTacaagacagaggacagagataCTGAAGTTGATCCTGGCAGGAGAAAAT CTAAGCAATGCCATTAATCTGAAGGAGATAGCAGAGAAGTCGGAGGGTTCATCAGGCAGTGACCTCAGGGAGCTGTGTCGCGATGCTGCCATGTACCGTGTTAGAGATTACGTCCGCAAGCAGCAGATGAAACAGATAGCCCAGCAGATgcaggaggaggacgaggaagaCAA AGCAGGGGTGGAGGAGCGTCTGCGGCCCATCACCCAGCTGGACCTGCTGTTCGGCCTGGACAAGATGAAGGAGTCCAAAAAGGCCACCATGCCCCAGGAACTCATACCCCGAGAGGTGCCTCTGGACTAA